One stretch of Zingiber officinale cultivar Zhangliang chromosome 6B, Zo_v1.1, whole genome shotgun sequence DNA includes these proteins:
- the LOC121989789 gene encoding bZIP transcription factor TRAB1-like, whose translation MNFNQHLVMEGGCEVKGGGGGSGLARLASVYSLTFDEFQSSLGGFGKDFGSMNMDELLKNIWTAEESQAMAGAVAPGVGEGGIQGQGSFTLPRTLSHMTVDEIWRDLVCPAHAAPAPAAVGVSQQHRHPTLGEITLEEFLVKAGVVKEEPATILPPRPIGNTTGNVIFNDLPVVNNATDFSLGFSPAGRSSRGSGVSNQIVDSAAVNLAMIAANEAMPFAVPRSVVDLGNQAIRRGGLAGVGEAGMNGGFMPGAVALGAGAGTVTVASPVNHARSHSFRKRSRDQSSVSSVPYPFSGGLRGRKSSAVEKVFERRQRRMIKNRESAARSRARKQAYTMELETEVAELKELNQELQKKQAKMMEMQKNQVLRMINQQPGPKKPCLRRTQTGPW comes from the exons ATGAACTTTAACCAGCATTTGGTCATGGAAGGAGGATGTGAAGTTAAGGGCGGAGGAGGAGGAAGTGGTTTGGCGCGGCTGGCGTCCGTCTACTCGCTGACGTTCGACGAGTTCCAGAGTTCGTTGGGAGGATTCGGGAAGGACTTTGGCTCGATGAACATGGACGAGCTGCTGAAGAATATCTGGACCGCGGAAGAGAGCCAGGCGATGGCAGGCGCCGTTGCGCCCGGTGTCGGAGAGGGCGGCATCCAGGGGCAGGGGTCTTTCACTCTCCCTCGGACTCTGAGCCACATGACGGTCGATGAGATCTGGCGAGACCTTGTCTGCCCAGCCCATGCCGCCCCGGCTCCCGCCGCCGTTGGTGTCTCGCAGCAACATCGGCATCCGACGCTGGGCGAGATAACCCTTGAGGAATTCCTGGTCAAAGCTGGCGTTGTCAAAGAGGAACCAGCCACCATCCTGCCGCCGAGGCCGATCGGCAATACGACGGGCAATGTGATCTTCAACGATCTACCAGTTGTGAACAATGCCACTGATTTTTCTCTTGGATTTTCACCGGCTGGCCGAAGCAGTAGAGGTTCTGGTGTGAGCAATCAGATTGTTGATAGTGCTGCGGTTAATTTGGCGATGATAGCTGCCAACGAGGCAATGCCATTTGCAGTACCGCGGAGCGTGGTTGATTTGGGGAATCAGGCTATTAGAAGGGGAGGTCTTGCAGGAGTCGGCGAAGCAGGGATGAATGGTGGATTCATGCCTGGAGCTGTTGCCTTGGGCGCAGGAGCAGGTACAGTTACAGTTGCCTCTCCAGTGAACCATGCGCGCTCACATTCTTTCAGGAAGAGAAGTCGAGATCAGTCTTCTGTATCATCAGTTCCATACCCTTTTAGCGGAGGGTTGAGAGGAAGGAAATCCAGTGCTGTGGAGAAGGTATTTGAGAGGAGACAGAGGCGGATGATCAAGAACAGAGAGTCGGCTGCTAGATCACGTGCCAGGAAGCAG GCTTATACGATGGAGTTGGAAACTGAAGTggcagaactaaaagaactaaaccaAGAATTGCAGAAGAAACAG GCAAAAATGATGGAGATGCAGAAAAATCAG